The following is a genomic window from Aeromonas sp. FDAARGOS 1405.
TGAGGTGGAAAAAGCCCATCCTGACGTGCTCAACCTCTTCTATCAGGCGTTCGACAAGGGCGAGCTGGCGGATGGGGAAGGGCGGATCATCGACTGCAAGAACGTGGTCTTCTTCCTCACCTCCAACCTCGGTTTCCAGACCATCGTTGAGTATGCCGAGCAGCCCGATGTGCTGCTGGATGCCCTCTATCCGGAGCTCGCCGCCTTCTTCAAACCGGCCCTGCTGGCGCGGATGGAGGTGATCCCCTACCTGCCGCTCGGTCACGACACGCTGGTGCAGATCGTCGGTGGCAAACTCAACCGGCTGGTCAAGCTGCTCAAGGAGCGTTTCGGTGCGGAGGTGGTGCTGGAGAGCGAGGTGGCCGAGGAGATCCTGCTGCGGGCCAACCGTAGCGAGAACGGCGCGCGGATGCTCGAATCCGTCATCGATGGCGCCCTGTTGCCGCCGGTCTCCCTGCAACTGTTGCAGCGCCTCTCGGCCGGTGAGCCCATCAACCGGGTGCGCTTCTCGGTGGCCGATCACCAGTTTGTGGCCGAGGTGGAGGGCTGACCATGGAGCAAGCCCTCGCATTCGCCCTCGCGCTCACCTCGCAACGGGATGAACAACATCTCTGCCACTGGTGGAGCTCGACCCTCAATGCCAGCTTCCAGCCCAAAGGCTTGCTGCTTGGCATGCTGGATGTGAGCGGCCGTCAGCTGGAGTGCAAAGGGTGGGTCAAGGGGCAGGAGGTGGCGCTGGCGCTGGCGGTGGATGATTTCTCTCATCCCCTTGCCTATGTGCTGCACAAGGCGCAATCCCGCACCTGGGACTCCCTCCATGGTGGCGCTCGCATCGAGCATGCCGGTTTTCGTGAACTGCTGGCCAACCTTGGCCAGCCGTGCGGCCTGCACGCTTTTCCACTCAATGATGGCAACGGCAAGCCGTTTGCCGTGCTGGCGATGATGGACAGCGGCGATGTGCTGCAGGAGTGGGCGGCCCGCCCCGAGCTGGCCAGTCTGGCCCAGGTCTTTTGCAACCAGCTCACCCTGATCCGCGATCTGGGACGTAGCCGCCGGGATCAGAGCGTGCTGCGCGACTCCCTGCGTCAGATAAAGGGGGAGGGGGAGCGCCAGCGCCAGCATGAGAAGTTGCTGGGCGAGCAGTTGGTTGGCCAGTCGGCGGTGATCCGCGGCCTGCGCGAGCAGATCGCCCAGGCGGGCCAGCACAAGCTGACCGTGCTCATTCAGGGGGAGACCGGCAGTGGCAAGGAGGTGGTCGCCCGGCTGGTGCATAAGTGCTCCGATCGCGCCAACAAGCCCTTCGTCGCCATTAACTGCGCCGCCATTCCGGAGAATCTCATCGAGAGCGAGCTGTTCGGTTATCAGAAGGGAGCCTTCTCCGGTGCCCTCTCCAACAAGACCGGGCTGGTGGCGCAGGCCAATGGTGGCACCCTGTTTCTCGATGAAGTGGGCGACATGCCCGCCGCCATGCAGGCCAAGCTGCTGCGGGTGCTGGAAACCCGCAGCTACCGGCCCCTTGGGGCAGAGCAAGAGTATCACTCCGATTTTCGCCTCATCGCGGCCACTCATCAGCCGCTGACCCGCCATGTGGAGGAGGGGCGGTTCCGTGCCGACCTCTACCATCGTCTCTGCCAGTGCCTGCTGCTGATCGCCCCGTTGCGAGAACATATCGAAGATGTGCCGCTGCTGTGCCAGCACTTCATGGCCCAGTTTGCCGCGCAGGATGACAAGGGACTGGCTGGCTTGCAGCGCAAGTTCCTCAAGCAACTGCAAAGTTACGACTTCCCCGGCAACGTGCGCGAGTTGCGCAACCTGCTGGAGGTGGCCTGTGCCCACACCCGTCACGGTGAAGAGGTAGGGCTTGGCGCCTTGCCACCGGAACTGCGGGATCGGGTCTGTGCCGAGCTGCCCGATGCGCTGGATGATTACAACCATATCCGCGATCTGCGCCGGGCCATGCAGCAGTACGAGGCATCGGTGATTGAAGCGCGCCTGCGCTACTTTCAGGGCAATCGCATGCTGGTGGCCGAGAGCCTCAATATTCCCAAGCGCACCCTGGATCACAAGTGCCAGAAACTGGAGGTGAACTGATGATCATCATGGGTTTGTTGCCCCTGCTGCTGGCGACCGGCAACGCAGTCCCCCCCCTCGATATGGCGGGTTGGCAAGCGTGTCGCCGCGAGCCATCCCCGCTGATCCGGCTCGCCTGTTATGACGCCCTTGGCAATGAGGCGATGCCATCAGGCAGCAAGGAGAGCACCAAGTCTCCGTCCTGGCTGGCGATAGCGGAGCAGGAGTTGGCACGAGTGCCCGATAGCTCCCCCTTCCTGTTGCGACAGGATGAGGAGAGCGGCACGGCGGTACTGACCCGTCCGGCCCTGCGCGGTGCCACCCTGGCGATCGGCTGCGTCAACAACATCACCCATATCCGCTTGCGACTGGATGCGCCGTGGCGCGGGGAGAGTGTCGAGGTCGCGCTGGATGGACAAGCCACTCGCAGCAGTCAGAGCTGGTTTATCCGGGATCAGGGATGGCTGCTCGAATATGGCCGCGGTCTGCCCGCTATAGAGGAGCTCAAACGCTGGATTGGTCATCGTGAATTGCAGGTTCAGGCGGCCAACGGTGCCTTGCTGCGGGTCGATCTCGGCGGTCTGAAAGAGGCGCTGATACCGGTGCGCCAACAGTGTCGCTGGTAGGGGGGCAAATGAGCTATCAACACCCCTGGTGTAGCCGTCTGCTCACCAGCTTGCCGGATGCACAGATCAAAGGGGCTGTGCTGGCCGATGAACCGCGCTGGGACTATGTGGAGACCGAGCTGGTCAAGTTGGGCTCCCTTGCCCACAGCCAGGTCGATCTCAATGCGGTGGCCGAAGCCTGTCTGGGGTTGCTGGAGAGTCGCACCAAGGATATGCGGGTGTTGGCCCAGCTGTTGCGCTGCCTGCAACATCCGGCCAAAGCGACCCCGATGGGAGCGGCATTGAGTTTGCTGGAAGCCTGGATCAAGGCTTACTGGCTGTTGGCCTGGCCCGGGAATGCGGCTCAGAAGCAGCGATTGATGGTGCAGATCATCAAGCGCTTCGAGGGGGCCCTGCCGAGGGTGAGCGAGAGCGCTTCGGCGGCCGAGCTGGCTCAGTTGCTGGCGCAGGCTGAACAGCTGGAGGCCGTCTGGCTGGCCCAGTGCCCCGACAAGAGCGAGCTGCTGGATCCCCTGATGATGGGGTTGAAGCGAGCGCAGCGACAACAGGTTGTCCAGGCTCAGGCTGATGCCGGAACTCAACCTGTAAGCAGCGCTGTTGCAGCCACCGCCAGCGCGAGCAGCATGGCGAGCGCTATGGTGCTCAGTGGCAGCAGCAAGGGCTCCGGCATCGAGATTGACAGCTCCAACGATCGGGCATGGCGACAGACCCAGCTCAAGGTGGCGGAGCTGCTGATTGAGCGCCAGCCGGAGGCTGCGATCGGTTATCGGCTGCGTCGTCACGCCATCTGGGCCGGCATCACCACCCCGCCGATGACGGCGCAGGGGAACAAAACCCAGCTGGCCTCCATGTCGGTGGACATGGTGGATGAGTATCGCGCCGCCATGGGCACGCCAGATCTGGCGCTCTGGCAGCGCATCGAGCAGAGCCTGATGCTGGCCCCTTACTGGTTCGAGGGGCACAGGCTCTCGGCCGAGGTGGCCCAGAAGCTGGGATATGGCGCGGTGGCGCAGGCCATCATGGCGGAGCTGGATGCGTTTTTGCTGCGTCTTCCCGCGCTGCGGGATCTCACCTTCAGCGATGGTTCTCCGTTTCTCTCCTCCGAGTGCAGTCGCTGGTTGCAGCCTGCCAAGAGTGGTGGAGGCGGCAGCGGACAGGCCGAGCTGGCCGAGGAGGTTGCCTTGCGTCATGGGGAGCAGGGGATTGCCGCCGCGCTCGCCCTGCTTGATGAGCGGATGGCACAGATGAAAGAGCCAAGAGCCCGCTTCCATGCCTTGCTGGTGCAGGCGGAGTTGTTGGAGCAGGAAGGCATGGAGGCGCTTGCGCGCCAGCAATATCAACACTTGTGGCAAGAGGCGAATCGCCTCGGGTTGTCGCAGTGGGAGCCTGGGCTGGTCAGCCGCCTGGCCCCCTATGCCGCTCATTTGCCGAACTAAGTGCCGAAATGAGTCATTGAGTCGGAGTTGGATCACATTTTATGTTCAAAACCATTTTTACCTTGTCGAGGCAACAGCTGCCGAAACTGAAACCCTCCTGGCCCCTGCTCGGTGTGGTGCTGTGGGTTGTCGCCCTGATCCTGGTGTGGTGGCTGGGGCCTCGCATCGAGATCCGTGATGCCAAGCCATTCGAGCCCTTGTGGGGGCGGGTGGTGTTTACCCTGCTCTGGCTCTGGTTGCTGCTGGGGGTACTCTCCTGGCGGGTATGGCGCAAGATGAAGCAGCTCAAGGCCGAGCGCCAGCATGAGGTGCTGCTGGAACAGGATCCGGTCAAAGGGCTCATCGACAAACAGGCGCAGTTCCTCAATCGTTGGTTGCAAGCCTTGAATGAACACCTTGGCAAGGGGGCGCCCTACGCCATGCCATGGTATCTGGTGCTGGGTCTGCCCGGCAGCGGCAAGAGCAGCCTGATCCACCGTGCCAATCCGGCCAACAAGCTCAATCCCAGACTCGATACCGAACTGCGGGACGTGGCGCAAGGCCAGCTGGTTGATTGCTGGCTGGGGGAGCAAGCCGTGATGCTGGATCCGGCCGGCGCGCTGTTGTCACAAGCCGAGCCCGAGCTGGATCCGCAAGCTCGCAAGCATGAGCGGCTCTGGCTGCATTTGCTGAACTGGCTCAACGAGCACCGTCGTCGTCAGCCCCTTAATGGTCTGGTACTGACCGTTGATTTGGCATGGCTGTCCGCTGCCAGCGTGGCCGAGCGCAAGGCGTATGCCCAGCTGATGCGAGCCCGGTTGCAAGAGGTGTCGGCCACCATGAATACCCGGCTGCCACTCTATGTCACCTTCACCAAACTCGATATGCTGCGCGGCTTTGATGTGGTCTATGAGCAGTTGGATAAAGAAGCACGTGACGCCGTGCTGGGGGTGACCTTCAACCCCGGCAGCAGTCAGGGCAAATCCTGGCAGCAGGATCTGGCGTTGTTCTGGGATCAGTGGGTCGACAATCTCAACCGCAATCTGCCGGAGATGATGCTGGCCCGGCTCGATGCCGCCCAGCGCAACGCCCTCTTCTCGTTTGTTCGTCAATTGGCGGGTCTCAAGGATTATGTGACCAGCCTGCTCGATGAAACCCTGACCATTGAAGAGAGCAAGCCACTGCTGGTGCGCGGCGTCTATATCAGCTCCGTTTATCAGCAAGGTGTCCCGTTCGATGCCTTTGCCCAGGCCGCTTCCCGGCGTTACAGCTTGCCCGAGCCGATCCACTCCGCCCTGCGCGGGGAGTCCAACACCTATTTCGTGCGCAAGCTCTTCTCCTCGATCATCTTCCCGGAGGCCCATCTGGCCGGAGAAAACCGGCTGCATACCCTCTATCGCCGCCGCCGGATGACCATTGGCCTCGGCTGTTTGTCGCTCTTCTCTGCCGCCCTGATCGGTGGCTGGCACTACTTTTACCGGGTCAACGAGGAGGCGGGTCGCAATGTACTGACCAAGGCGCAGGCCTTTATGGAGACGAATGAGGTGGCCGATGCCCACGCCTTCGGGGTGAGCCAGTTGCCGCGTCTCAACCTTATTCGCGAGGCGACCCTCTCTTTTGGCAACTACCGGGAACGCATGCCGCTGGTGGCGGATCTCGGCCTCTATCAGGGGGACGAAATTGGCCCCTATGTGGAGGGATCCTATCTGCAACTGCTGAGTCTGAGCTTTCTGCCGGCCCAGATGCAGGGGCTGCTGGACGATCTCGACCAGGCGCCGGCTGGTAGCGAGGAGAAGCTCGCCATTCTGCGGGTGATGCGGATGCTGGATGATGCCTCTGGTCGCAACAAGGAGCTGGTGGAGCAGTACATGGCCAACCGCTGGCAAAAAGCGTTCCCGGGGCAGGGGGCAGTGCAGGAGCAGCTGATGGGGCATCTTGACTATGCCCTCGATCATACCGACTGGCATGGCGCTCGCGCCGCTCGTGATCAGGCCGCCATCACGGCATTTTTGCCGTTCAAGGAGCCGGTGTATGGCGCCCAGCGGGAGCTCGGTAAGCTGCCCATGTATCAGCGGGTCTATCAGAATCTGGTGGTGAAGGCGGGCGATGTGCTGCCGCCTGCTCTCAACGTGCGTGACGAGGTGGGCCCCGCCTTTGATACCGTCTTTGCCCTGCGCAACGAGAGTGCCGGTCAGGTGCCGCGTCTGCTGACCTGGCCCGGTTTCAGCGATTTCTTCCTCAAGCAGGACAAGGCGCTGCTAGACCTGACCGCCATGGATGCCTGGGTACTGGGCCAGCGCAAGCTGAGCCAGTTGAGCGAGGCCGATCGCAAGGATATCACCCGTCAGGTCAACGATCGTTACGTCACCGATTACGTCAACCAATGGCAGACGTTGCTGACTAACCTTGACATCCAGCCTCTCTCCAGCCCCGAGCAGGCGCTGGATGTGCTCTCCACCATTACCGGTAATGACCAGCCGTTCCTGCGGGTGCTGGCCGCACTGGATGATAACACCCGTATTCGCAAACTGTCCGATGTGGAAGGGGATCCGGCACAGGCACTCACGGCGCGTATCGGTCGACCCTTTATGGCCACCAACGGTGTCTTGACCAGCCGTGGCGAGCAGGGGCCGCTGATTTCGGAAGTGAACCAGAAGCTGATTGAGCTGCAGCATTATATGGAGCTCATCGTCAATGCCACCGAGCCGGGACAGTCAGCCCTCAAGGCGGTGCAGTTGCGTCTGGCCAACAAGTATGCCGACCCGGTCTTTGCTCTGCAGCAGTATGCCCGTGGCCTGCCAGACCCACTTAATCGCTGGGTGGGGCAGCTGGCGGATCAAAGCTCGCAACTGGTGGTCGATCTGGCGATGTCATCCCTCAATCAGGAGTGGCAGGAGAAGGTGTTGGCACCGTTCAACAGCCAACTGGCAGATCGTTATCCGTTTAACCCGGGCTCAGCCAAGGATGTGCCGCTCTCAGAGATGGAACGTTTCTTTGCCCCCGGCGGCACGCTGGACAGCTTCTATCAGGTCAACCTCAAGCCGATGGTTGAAGGCGGGCTGATGGAGGGTGAACTGAGCTCACCCATTCAGGCCGAGCTGGTCAAGCAGCTGGATCGCGCGGCGCGCATCCGCCAGACCTTCTTCAGTCAGCAGGGCAATCTGGAGGTGCAATTTGCCCTCGAGCCCATCGAGCTCACCGCCAACAAGCGGCGTAGCGTGCTCAATCTGGATGGCCAGTTGCTGGAGTATGCCCACGGTCGTCGCAACAAGATCCCGCTGGTGTGGCCAAACACCATGCGCGACGGGGCCGAGAGCAAGATCACCCTGGTACCGGCTGCTCGTGAACGGTCGCCGCGCAGCGAAGGCTTTGTCGGACCCTGGGCCATGTTCCGCCTGATGGACAAGGGGGAGCTGACCCGGGTCAACGACGCCACCTTTGATGTCCGTTTTCCAGTGGATCACGGCGCCATGACCTATCGGGTCTATACCGACAGTGCCCAGAACCCCTTTACCGGCGGCCTGTTCAGCCAGTTCAGATTGCCTGAATCCCTCTATTGATCATGCAGGGGGGCATACGAGCCCCTCTCATCTTGGAAGCCGATATGTCACAGAATCAACAAGGCCAGCAGGCATTGAAGGTGGGGCGAGACCCCAGAATGTTGCCGGAATACGAGGCGCTGCGCGCCGAGATCAACAAGCTCAGTCACGCCTCCCGCCCCGAGGTGGATTGGGTCCGGATCCATCAGCTCGCCAGTCAAATCTTTGAAAAGCACGGGGTGGATCTGCAGACCGCCATCTACTTCACCCTGGCACGATCCCGGCTGCAGGGATTGAGTGGCTTTACCGAAGGGTGCGAGTTTCTCGCCAATCTGATCGTCACCCAGTGGGAGAGTGTCTGGCCGCCGTTACACCAGGAGCGGGCCCGTATCGAGATGCTCGACTGGTTTATCGCCCGCATCAGCGACGTGATCCGCCAGTACCAGATCAGCCACGAGGACAAGCGGTTGATCTACCGCTGCGAGCGTGCACTGCAACTCATCAGCGAGAAGTTGCACAACGTCGGCCTCAGTCGCATTCCCCGGGTCGAGAATCTGGTGCACTTCATCGAGGGGTACACCCATCTGTTTGACGAGACAGAGATCGTCATCGTCTCCGATGAGCCGGGACTCAAGGAGGAGCTGCAGATCCCGCCGATGGTCTTTTTCAAGCCGGATATTGAGCAGAGCCACGGCAGCGTGGCTTCGGCATCGACCCCGCACCTGCCTCAGGGCAGCATTCTGGTGGGGCGCGAGAAGGGACAGGTCAAGCCGACTGTGCTCAAGATCGAGCCGCATCGAAAACAGCGGCCCGCCTGGTTCTGGTTTGGTTGTGGCCTGCTCAGCTGCGCTTTGCCCATGATGGGGTGGTTTGGGTGGCAACATCAGCAGCAGGAGAAGGCTATCGCGGCGCAACGGCTGCAACAACCCGCCGCAGCGCTGCCACAGGCCCTCAGTTATGACGATATTCGCCAGGCACGTATCGTACTGGGGGAGCAGACCCTGCAGGGGATGGAGAACGAGTTGGTGTCACGTTATCAGGCCCAGTTGGACCGACTGGAGCGGGCCTCTCCCCTCTACTGGTACCGTTATGGCGATGGGCTGCGCAATTCGCTGCAGATGCTCTATCCCGACTCGCTGGCGGTCAAGGCCCTCGACAAACAGTGGCAGACCGCGCTGGCTGGCCAGCAGGGTGACCTCAACCGGGTGCCAACCTATCTCGAGGCCCGCGCCGGGGTCGATGCCCTGATCGCTCAACTGCTGGAGCTGGAGCGTCAGCGCAAGACAGTCACGATTTCCTACCTCAAATCCCAGCTCTACGAGGTGCAAAAGAACCTGATGCAGGGCATCCCGTTCAGTGTGCGACTGAGCGAACTGGAGGCTCGAAAAGCGTCGCAGGAGCCTATTACAGCCGCCGAGCTGAAAGGAATAGAGAGTGACTTGCAAGCCCTCAATATTCGGCTTTACCAACTACAGCATGGGTTACCTGATAGTTGATTACTCTGTGTTACGCAATATTTTGCGCACGATATGGAGTGTTTAACTATAGGTGCAACATTTGGCAGGGAAATTGCTCAGTTTGCGCAATTCCTTGCTAACAGCCCACCCTGTTGTTTATCGAAAAATGGTAACTGGCTGATTTTATTTGGTTAATTTTACCGATGCTGAATGGCATAGCCTGTGCTGTGGCCTGTTCTGTTTATTCGTTGTTTATCAAAAGTCCCTGTGCCCGGAGCGTTTCACCGGCTGTCACAGGGGCAGAGGGAGGATGCCGTTGCGTCTCCCCGCTCATATGGAGAATGACTATGTGTCCCGCTATCGCACTGCTCGGTGACATTGGCACCGACCACGATGGCTTTCCACCGACCCCGGTGATAGCTGCCAGTCCTGACGTGTTCCTCGATGGCAAGCCTGTGGCCCGTCAGGGTGATCCACTGGCACCCCACGACAAGCCCAACAATCCACCTCACCCGCGCAGCATCGCCGGAGGCGTAGGGTCTGTGCTGGTCAATGGCAAACCTATCGCTATAACCGGCACCGCGGTGGATTGTGGTGGCGTAGTGATTGGTTCCGGTAGCGGACAGGCCGGTTAGAGAGTGCTGTCACTGTTTTGATCGGTTATGAGGTAAGGCCGTCAATGATGGCTTTATCTCATCATCGAACCACCAAGTAGCGCGCCGCGGGCGTGCGGTAGCTATGGAGAAGGCACAAGATGGCCAATAGCACAGGATTACAATTTACCGCCAAGGTGGGGGCGCTGCCCGAGAGCACCTTCGTGGTGGCCAGTTTCCAGCTGGATGAGGGGCTGAACCGGCCGTTCAATCTGCAGCTGGAGGTGGCCAGCAGCCAGCCTGATGTCGACTTTGGCGCCGTGCTGGACCAGCCCTGCGAGCTCATGGTGTGGTACAACGGCGAGCTGCAACGCCGGGTGTGCGGGGTAGTGAGCGAATTTGCCCAAGGGGACAGCGGCTTTCGTCGCACCCGCTATCAGCTGCAAGTCAAACCCGCCCTGTGGCGACTGGGGTTGCGCCAGAACTCCCGCATTTTTCAGGCGCAGAAGCCCGACGAAATCCTCAGCATCCTGCTGCAAGAGCACGGCATCACCGACTACGCCTTTGCCCTGAAAAATGAGCATGCCCAGCGGGAATACTGCGTCCAGTACCGCGAAACAGACCTCGATTTCGTGAACCGCCTCGCAGCCGAAGAGGGCTTGTTCTACTTCCACGAATTCGAGCAAGGCAAACACCGCATCGTCTTTGCTGACGATGCCGCAGCCCTGACTGCCGGCCCCGAGCTCTTTTTCAACCTTGGCAACCGTTCGCTGGAACAAGGTCCTTACGTGCGCCAGTTCCACTACCGCGAGGCGGTGCGTCCCTCTGATGTGGAGCTCAAGGACTACAGCTTCAAGACCCCGGCCTATGGCCTCTCCCACAAGAAGCTGGGCGCAGAGCTTGAGCATCAACGGGACACTTACCAGCACTTCGACTACCCGGGCCGCTACAAGCAGGACCCGAGTGGCAAGGCGTTTGCCCAGCACCGGCTCGATGCCCTGCGCAATGACGCGGTGGCAGGCAGTGGCAAATCCAACTGCGCCGCCTTGTTGCCGGGCCAGCACTTTTCATTGACCGAACACCCCAACGGTAGCCTCAACACCGACTGGCAAATCGTCCATATCCGCCACACCGGTGAGCAACCCCAGGCGCTGGAGGAGGAGGGCGGCAGCGGCCCGACCGTCTACCACAACGAATTTGGCGTGGTGAAGGCAAGCACCACCTGGCGGGCCCGCGTCGGCAGCCCCGAGGCGCCCCACAAGCCGATGGTGGACGGCCCGCAAATCGCCATCGTAGTCGGCCCCGAGGGCGAGGAGATTTACTGCGACGAGCACGGCCGGGTGAAGCTGCAATTCCCGTGGGACAGATATGGCAGCTCCAACGACCAGAGCTCCTGCTGGGTGCGAGTATCGCAAGGCTGGGCCGGCGGCCAATATGGCATGATGGCCATCCCGCGTATCGGCCACGAGGTGATTGTCTCGTTTCTGGAAGGAGACCCTGACCAGCCCATCGTGACGGGGCGCACCTACCACGCTACCAACCGGCCACCGTATGAGTTGCCGGCCAACAAGACTCGCACCGTGCTGCGCACCGAAACCCACAAGGGCGAGGGTTTTAACGAGCTGCGTTTTGAAGACCAGGCGGGGCAGGAAGAGATTTATATCCACGGTCAGAAAGACCTGAATGTGCTTATCGAAAATGATGCGGCGTGGCATATCAAGCACGACGAGCACCGCGATATCGACAACGAACGGGTCACCCGCATCAAGGCCAACGACCACCTGACGGTGGAGGGTGAGAAGCGTGACCAGATCAAGGGGGACTATTCGCTGACGGTGGATACCTCCATGCATCAGAAGCTGGGTCAATCTCTGCTGGTTGATGCTGGTCAGGAGGTGCATCACAAGGCTGGCATGAAGATCGTGATGGAGGCCGGCGCCGAGTTGACCCTCAAGGTGGGTGGCAGCTTTGTGAAGCTCGACGCCGGTGGCGTCACGCTAAGCGGTGGCTCCATCAAGATGAACTCCGGCGGCAGTCCTGGCTCTGGCTCCGGTTGGGCTGGGCAGATGCCGATCCAGCCCGGTGCGGTTGAGGTTGTTGCCCCCCCTGTGCCTATGGATCCGGTGCGCCAGATTGCAACGCTCAAATCGGCAGAGCCGGTCTGCGAGATTTGTGAACAACTGGCCAAGGGGGAGAGCCAGTAATGGTTTTGCCCGAGTTTGATTTGGCCAAAGGAGAGCAACTCTATCTGCTGCTCGATGGCGGGCAGATCCCCGAGCTTGAACGGCAGTTGTTTGAGGTAACCGATAGCCCCGTTTACCAGCCACTTTATCTCTACGCTCCATGGGATAGTTTGCGGGAGGTCTCGCCCTGTCTGGTTGAGGCCAGCGAGCCCTTGCTCGGCTGGTTTCAGACGCTGCCCGCCAATGCCGGATGGCTGCTTTCATCCCCTTTGTCCCTTTTGCCGCTGGCTGACCAGTTGCGCCAGCTTATCGAGGTCGAAAGTCCCTACGGTAGCCGTATTCTGCTCAAACTGGCAGCGCCGGAAACCATGGCATGTCTATTGGTGGATGCGGATCCCTGGTATTGGCGAGGGATCACACAGGTCTGGCTGCCAACCCGCACAGGTTGGCTCCATTGGCAGGTCAAAGAGGCACTTGCCGAGCCGATTGGCGATACATGCAGACTAACCGATGCACAGTGGGCACGTTTGAGTGACGTGAGCTGGCAACACCAGTTGGATGCAACTTATCACCACATGGCGCACTGGTTTCCTGCCCGATTGGCGCAGCAGAGTGATCCGCAGAACTGGATTGCCCGCTGGGCCGAGCAGGCTTATCAACTTGGATTTCAGACCGAACGCGACTTGCTGCTGTTTTTCAATGTGTTGGGATTTTTGGGCGAGTCGTGGTGGCAGGACGATGCCTATCCGGTCGTGACCAAGTTATTGACTACCCCCTCGGCACAGACCCCGTCACAACGTGTTGAACAAGCTGCCAGCTGGGCAGAGCAACACGTCATTGCACAGGAAAGAACCTCATGAGCACCCCGAATCAAGCAGCTGGCGCTGCCGGCAACAAGGATTGCAAAAGTCCGGTTGGCACTTGCCCTTTTAAAAACAAAGAGATTGCTCTGGTGCCGGTGCGTTATGCCCTGGATGAGCTCTTTGACGTGCCAGCCAAACAACCTCATCCCTTACCGTCGAAAGGGTTCAAGGGCGCCCTGGATCTAAAGGCAACGCCTTACACTTTGCGCCAACTGCGCGATGGCTGGCTCTATGTCTTTGATGAAAAAGCAAAAATTCTCGACGAGTATGAGGTTAAAGGCAGCCAATTTATTCACGAGAGCAAGGGAAGCAAGGGGCATCTGCTTTATCCGGCCAACCACAAGGTGGCGATGGCCTTCTCCCATCAGCGCTGGACCGAGCGGCTGAAAAAGGCGTATCGCAAAGAGAGCGGCCTGCGCAGCAAAGGGATGCGCTCTTTTAATCTGCTCTCGCTGGCCAGCAAGATGGGGGGCGAGCATGCGGGATTGCTCGACCTGCTCTCTACTCACGTAGCCGACATGGGCTTGCCCAACAAGGGATTCGTCAATAGTTGTGCCCCCCTTAAGGCTCCCGCAGGTATTA
Proteins encoded in this region:
- a CDS encoding VasL domain-containing protein; translation: MSQNQQGQQALKVGRDPRMLPEYEALRAEINKLSHASRPEVDWVRIHQLASQIFEKHGVDLQTAIYFTLARSRLQGLSGFTEGCEFLANLIVTQWESVWPPLHQERARIEMLDWFIARISDVIRQYQISHEDKRLIYRCERALQLISEKLHNVGLSRIPRVENLVHFIEGYTHLFDETEIVIVSDEPGLKEELQIPPMVFFKPDIEQSHGSVASASTPHLPQGSILVGREKGQVKPTVLKIEPHRKQRPAWFWFGCGLLSCALPMMGWFGWQHQQQEKAIAAQRLQQPAAALPQALSYDDIRQARIVLGEQTLQGMENELVSRYQAQLDRLERASPLYWYRYGDGLRNSLQMLYPDSLAVKALDKQWQTALAGQQGDLNRVPTYLEARAGVDALIAQLLELERQRKTVTISYLKSQLYEVQKNLMQGIPFSVRLSELEARKASQEPITAAELKGIESDLQALNIRLYQLQHGLPDS
- a CDS encoding type VI secretion system PAAR protein, producing the protein MCPAIALLGDIGTDHDGFPPTPVIAASPDVFLDGKPVARQGDPLAPHDKPNNPPHPRSIAGGVGSVLVNGKPIAITGTAVDCGGVVIGSGSGQAG
- a CDS encoding type VI secretion system tip protein VgrG, which gives rise to MANSTGLQFTAKVGALPESTFVVASFQLDEGLNRPFNLQLEVASSQPDVDFGAVLDQPCELMVWYNGELQRRVCGVVSEFAQGDSGFRRTRYQLQVKPALWRLGLRQNSRIFQAQKPDEILSILLQEHGITDYAFALKNEHAQREYCVQYRETDLDFVNRLAAEEGLFYFHEFEQGKHRIVFADDAAALTAGPELFFNLGNRSLEQGPYVRQFHYREAVRPSDVELKDYSFKTPAYGLSHKKLGAELEHQRDTYQHFDYPGRYKQDPSGKAFAQHRLDALRNDAVAGSGKSNCAALLPGQHFSLTEHPNGSLNTDWQIVHIRHTGEQPQALEEEGGSGPTVYHNEFGVVKASTTWRARVGSPEAPHKPMVDGPQIAIVVGPEGEEIYCDEHGRVKLQFPWDRYGSSNDQSSCWVRVSQGWAGGQYGMMAIPRIGHEVIVSFLEGDPDQPIVTGRTYHATNRPPYELPANKTRTVLRTETHKGEGFNELRFEDQAGQEEIYIHGQKDLNVLIENDAAWHIKHDEHRDIDNERVTRIKANDHLTVEGEKRDQIKGDYSLTVDTSMHQKLGQSLLVDAGQEVHHKAGMKIVMEAGAELTLKVGGSFVKLDAGGVTLSGGSIKMNSGGSPGSGSGWAGQMPIQPGAVEVVAPPVPMDPVRQIATLKSAEPVCEICEQLAKGESQ
- a CDS encoding DUF4123 domain-containing protein, with amino-acid sequence MVLPEFDLAKGEQLYLLLDGGQIPELERQLFEVTDSPVYQPLYLYAPWDSLREVSPCLVEASEPLLGWFQTLPANAGWLLSSPLSLLPLADQLRQLIEVESPYGSRILLKLAAPETMACLLVDADPWYWRGITQVWLPTRTGWLHWQVKEALAEPIGDTCRLTDAQWARLSDVSWQHQLDATYHHMAHWFPARLAQQSDPQNWIARWAEQAYQLGFQTERDLLLFFNVLGFLGESWWQDDAYPVVTKLLTTPSAQTPSQRVEQAASWAEQHVIAQERTS